One Anaerolineae bacterium DNA segment encodes these proteins:
- a CDS encoding methyltransferase domain-containing protein: MRVLRRQIPDRLFFAMMKLQAAGLGDNASEECPDAIFGQWRERLEALNLNFQGKHIVEFGSGRYARAALRWLAAGASQVTLLDLYAVPLDAEEHRLMLANDCSRLGLELDDVLERIKVIRGDLMTWPIPPAPQKADLLTSGAVLEHVQNPELALVKCREWLKPGGVTYHAIDLRDHYFDYPFEMLTFSVEVWERWLNPKGGFYLNRWRVPDYVQAMRQAGFVNISYDVFLQDEPGLREIRPRLNRQFQEISEKELSVLGIYLYGEAPAENSG; this comes from the coding sequence TTACGACGCCAAATTCCTGACCGTTTGTTTTTTGCCATGATGAAACTGCAAGCAGCCGGGCTGGGTGATAACGCTTCTGAAGAATGTCCTGACGCAATTTTTGGGCAGTGGCGTGAGCGTTTAGAGGCGCTCAACCTGAATTTTCAGGGTAAACATATTGTTGAGTTTGGCAGCGGCCGCTACGCTCGAGCGGCGCTTCGCTGGCTGGCCGCAGGAGCCAGTCAAGTGACCCTGCTTGATCTTTATGCCGTACCGTTAGATGCTGAAGAACATCGGCTGATGCTGGCCAACGATTGCTCCAGGTTAGGGCTTGAGCTTGATGACGTGCTTGAACGCATCAAGGTTATCAGGGGAGACCTGATGACCTGGCCAATTCCACCTGCCCCTCAAAAAGCAGACCTATTGACCAGCGGGGCTGTGCTGGAACATGTGCAAAATCCGGAACTAGCACTGGTTAAATGCCGTGAGTGGCTTAAGCCTGGCGGCGTTACTTATCATGCCATTGATTTGCGCGATCATTATTTTGATTACCCGTTTGAAATGTTGACCTTCTCTGTGGAGGTATGGGAACGCTGGCTTAATCCCAAAGGAGGATTCTACCTCAACCGATGGCGTGTTCCAGATTATGTGCAAGCAATGCGACAGGCCGGCTTTGTGAATATCAGTTATGACGTCTTTCTGCAAGATGAACCGGGGTTAAGAGAAATCAGACCCAGGCTCAACCGTCAGTTTCAAGAAATAAGTGAAAAGGAGCTTTCAGTTTTGGGTATCTACCTGTATGGTGAGGCTCCTGCTGAAAATTCAGGCTGA
- the asnB gene encoding asparagine synthase (glutamine-hydrolyzing), with product MCGICGQINSDPACPIDRLVLERMNAVIRHRGPDSEGFYLKGGVGLGMRRLAIIDLVSGDQPLSNEDGTIWIVFNGEIYNYPQLRALLEAKGHIFHSNSDTEAIVHLYEEQGVACVDQLRGMFAFAIWDENQRRLLLARDRTGQKPLYYTEHNGTLLFGSELKSLLQYPHLPLAVDVEAIHHYLTLHYVPDPWTAFKNIRKLPPAHRLVWQNGRIQLERYWDLSYEPKWNLPEAALKIQLRETVTEAVRIRLMSDVPLGAHLSGGIDSSIIVGLMAGMMDRPVKTFSIGFKEGGFNELPYARQIAQKFGTEHYEFMVEPNALDILPNLIQHFDEPFADPAAIPTWHLAQLTRQHVTVALNGDGGDEAFAGYQRYYADVIADAYRFAPDFLRQGVFDRLLQLLPVRTDLPMEHNYVMALRQLSRAATMTRATSLLRWGTYFTETEKLALYTDDMRQAVSNTVSADLLAQTFREAPATHPLDRTLYTDVHYMLAGALLPKVDRTTMAHSLEARSPFLDHQVLELTARLPAGWKVRGRQTKWILREVFADLLPAAVGKRGKLGFGVPLGLWLRGPFYQPARDLLLAPDTKLSPYLRRAAIAPLIEENKQGRADNGRRIWALLALEIWLRQYEVKNVA from the coding sequence ATGTGTGGTATCTGCGGCCAGATAAATAGTGACCCCGCCTGCCCGATAGACCGGCTGGTGTTGGAGCGCATGAATGCCGTCATTCGTCACCGGGGGCCAGATAGCGAGGGCTTCTATCTCAAAGGCGGGGTGGGGCTGGGGATGCGCCGGCTGGCTATTATTGACCTGGTATCCGGTGACCAACCACTTTCTAACGAGGATGGGACGATTTGGATTGTTTTTAACGGTGAAATCTACAACTATCCGCAGCTCCGCGCCCTTTTGGAGGCAAAAGGCCACATTTTCCACTCTAACAGCGATACCGAAGCGATTGTTCATTTATACGAAGAGCAAGGTGTGGCCTGCGTGGACCAATTGCGGGGGATGTTTGCTTTTGCCATTTGGGATGAGAATCAACGGCGGCTACTGCTGGCCCGAGACCGAACGGGACAAAAGCCGCTCTATTATACCGAACACAACGGGACGCTGTTGTTTGGCTCGGAGTTAAAATCCCTCCTCCAGTATCCCCATCTCCCGCTTGCCGTAGATGTCGAAGCTATTCATCATTACCTCACCTTACACTATGTACCCGATCCCTGGACAGCTTTCAAAAATATCCGCAAGCTGCCGCCAGCCCACCGGTTGGTGTGGCAAAACGGACGGATACAGCTTGAGCGTTACTGGGACCTGAGCTACGAACCAAAATGGAATCTCCCAGAAGCAGCACTCAAAATCCAACTGCGCGAAACTGTTACTGAGGCGGTACGCATACGCCTGATGAGCGATGTGCCCCTGGGGGCGCACCTCAGCGGCGGCATCGACTCCAGCATCATTGTTGGTTTGATGGCCGGGATGATGGATAGACCGGTTAAAACCTTTTCCATAGGCTTTAAGGAAGGCGGCTTCAATGAACTGCCTTATGCGCGCCAGATAGCCCAGAAATTTGGCACAGAGCATTATGAATTTATGGTTGAGCCAAATGCGCTGGATATTTTACCCAACCTTATTCAGCACTTTGATGAACCCTTTGCCGATCCCGCCGCGATTCCAACCTGGCACCTGGCCCAACTGACCCGGCAACATGTGACGGTAGCCCTCAATGGCGATGGCGGGGACGAAGCTTTTGCCGGTTACCAGCGTTACTACGCCGATGTAATTGCCGACGCTTATCGGTTCGCACCGGATTTTCTGCGGCAAGGTGTGTTCGACCGGCTGTTGCAGCTTCTGCCGGTACGCACCGATTTACCCATGGAACACAATTATGTAATGGCGCTGCGCCAACTGAGCCGGGCCGCCACCATGACCCGGGCCACCAGTTTGTTACGTTGGGGAACCTATTTTACCGAGACCGAAAAATTGGCGCTCTATACCGACGATATGCGCCAGGCCGTCAGCAACACGGTTTCGGCCGATTTATTGGCTCAAACCTTTCGAGAGGCCCCGGCCACCCATCCCTTGGACCGCACCTTATACACGGATGTGCATTATATGCTCGCCGGCGCTTTGCTCCCCAAAGTAGACCGAACGACAATGGCTCACTCCCTGGAAGCCCGTTCCCCCTTTCTGGATCATCAAGTATTGGAATTGACCGCCCGTTTGCCGGCAGGCTGGAAAGTGAGGGGACGGCAAACCAAATGGATTCTGCGAGAAGTATTTGCCGACCTGCTGCCGGCCGCGGTGGGAAAGCGAGGCAAATTGGGCTTTGGCGTGCCGCTAGGTCTCTGGCTGCGGGGGCCATTCTATCAGCCAGCCCGCGACCTGTTGTTGGCCCCAGATACCAAGCTCAGCCCTTATCTACGCCGCGCGGCTATTGCGCCTCTGATTGAGGAAAATAAACAGGGTCGAGCGGATAACGGGCGGCGCATCTGGGCCTTATTGGCTCTTGAAATCTGGCTGCGCCAATACGAGGTAAAAAATGTCGCTTGA
- a CDS encoding class I SAM-dependent methyltransferase, producing MSLEFDFGRNWQDFSAAKLDNQRLQAAVQSLQDLIGAKNIVGRSFLDIGCGSGLFAIAAAQSGAARVVGFDLNPTAIEVSTRNALRLKKQGDALAAPHLCVGNVLDQAFLAQLGTFDLVYAWGSLHHTGAMWQAIRNAASLVEPERGSLVMAIYNYHWSSPIWQQIKWLYNLSPGPGRWLLNYLFGAIIYAAKALVTGRNPLAKERGMDFWYDVIDWLGGYPYEYASPTDIVNFIEAEGFQIERIVAPTVPTGCNEFVFRRADSAQ from the coding sequence ATGTCGCTTGAGTTTGATTTTGGCCGTAACTGGCAAGATTTTTCCGCAGCTAAATTAGATAACCAACGTTTACAGGCTGCCGTACAATCGTTACAAGACTTGATTGGGGCCAAGAACATCGTCGGCCGGAGTTTTTTGGATATTGGCTGTGGCTCTGGCTTGTTTGCTATTGCGGCCGCGCAAAGTGGGGCCGCGCGAGTAGTGGGGTTTGACCTCAACCCAACGGCGATTGAGGTATCCACCCGCAACGCTTTACGCCTGAAAAAACAGGGGGACGCCCTGGCTGCACCGCATCTTTGTGTGGGTAATGTATTGGACCAGGCATTTCTGGCTCAACTGGGCACATTTGACCTGGTATATGCCTGGGGTTCTTTGCATCACACCGGGGCGATGTGGCAGGCCATTCGCAATGCTGCCTCGCTGGTGGAACCGGAGCGGGGGAGCTTGGTGATGGCGATTTATAATTATCACTGGAGCTCCCCAATTTGGCAACAGATCAAGTGGCTGTACAATCTGTCGCCCGGCCCTGGACGTTGGTTGCTCAATTATCTTTTTGGTGCTATTATCTACGCCGCTAAAGCGTTGGTTACCGGCCGTAACCCCCTGGCCAAGGAACGGGGAATGGACTTTTGGTACGATGTGATTGATTGGTTGGGCGGATATCCTTACGAATATGCTTCACCAACAGACATTGTAAATTTCATAGAAGCCGAAGGATTCCAAATCGAGCGAATTGTGGCACCAACAGTACCCACCGGCTGTAATGAATTTGTTTTTAGACGCGCCGATAGCGCTCAATGA
- a CDS encoding glycosyltransferase has product MTKPLKVLHLIDSLDAGGAQEIVASIIKYAHSKTFVHHCAALHGPGIVGEELKATGTPVAYLSNHRYRVITSLVHSFKVKRQIQPDIINLHLEFSTLLGLFLKNKSIRSKYVVSMHALKEQLPVWFYPLLKPVIKRANGIVVEDQIAKKQITQLGYHPSNISHIPIGTDYAERLKAQKGCLTGIRREFGISADSPIILNIARLHPAKGQTQLLRAFRQVQDHLPQSRLIIVGRGQEERILRNLVSQLNLDNSVIFAGLRRDLENFYTDADLFVMTALDENMGVVIYQAMAMGLPVVAYDAGSIAEIVEHNQTGFLTPCGDVDALAGQLITISKDLASYRQIIGAVARKRIETEFSAETMVRRYENFYLELVRH; this is encoded by the coding sequence ATGACCAAACCGTTAAAAGTATTACACCTCATTGACAGTCTGGACGCCGGCGGCGCCCAAGAGATTGTAGCCAGTATTATTAAATATGCCCATTCAAAGACGTTTGTCCATCACTGTGCTGCTTTGCACGGGCCTGGAATTGTTGGTGAGGAATTGAAAGCAACAGGTACTCCAGTAGCCTACCTTTCTAACCATCGGTACCGTGTAATCACAAGTTTGGTTCACTCTTTCAAGGTAAAACGACAAATTCAACCTGATATCATTAATCTCCACCTGGAATTCTCAACCCTATTGGGACTTTTCTTAAAAAATAAATCTATCAGATCCAAATATGTAGTATCGATGCATGCTCTGAAAGAACAATTACCTGTTTGGTTCTATCCCTTGCTCAAACCAGTCATCAAGCGGGCCAATGGGATAGTGGTTGAAGACCAGATTGCCAAAAAACAGATCACACAGTTGGGGTACCATCCATCTAACATCAGTCACATTCCTATTGGCACGGACTATGCCGAACGGCTCAAAGCTCAAAAGGGATGCCTCACTGGTATCCGTAGGGAATTTGGGATTTCAGCAGATTCACCCATTATCCTAAATATTGCCCGTCTACACCCCGCCAAGGGCCAAACACAGCTACTGAGAGCATTTAGACAAGTTCAAGATCATTTACCTCAATCCCGGCTCATTATTGTTGGTCGCGGTCAGGAGGAGCGAATATTGCGCAACTTGGTCAGTCAACTAAACCTGGATAACAGTGTGATTTTTGCCGGCCTGCGCCGTGATCTAGAGAATTTTTATACTGATGCAGACTTGTTCGTTATGACTGCCCTTGATGAAAATATGGGAGTAGTCATCTATCAGGCAATGGCGATGGGTTTACCAGTTGTGGCTTATGACGCAGGTTCTATTGCAGAGATTGTTGAACATAATCAAACTGGCTTTTTGACACCATGCGGTGATGTGGATGCCCTGGCTGGTCAGTTGATAACTATCTCAAAAGACCTTGCATCATATCGGCAGATAATAGGTGCTGTAGCGCGAAAGCGAATTGAAACTGAGTTTTCAGCCGAAACGATGGTTCGCCGATACGAAAACTTTTATCTAGAACTTGTAAGACATTAA
- a CDS encoding WbqC family protein: MISLADIQPTFLPWRGYFDIIHKVDIFVFYDDAQYDRRSWRNRNRIKTPNGSQWITVPVLTKGKYFAPINEILIDNRQNWQHNHLKTIHHCYSKAPYFEQFFPLLVQVYEQPWERISDLDIYLTKMLADILGIRVQWVVSSDLKLTSRSTDRLVDICLALGADRYLSGPSAQAYIEPEKFKQAGITLEYQIYNYPPYPQINGIFDPHISVIDLLFNCGPDAPNYIWGTK, encoded by the coding sequence ATGATATCACTGGCTGACATTCAACCAACTTTCTTACCCTGGCGGGGTTACTTTGATATTATTCATAAAGTTGACATTTTTGTATTCTATGATGATGCTCAATACGACCGTAGATCTTGGCGCAATCGCAATCGTATCAAAACACCAAATGGTAGCCAATGGATTACAGTACCGGTTCTCACTAAAGGAAAATATTTTGCTCCTATCAATGAGATATTGATTGACAACCGACAGAACTGGCAACATAACCACCTTAAAACTATTCACCACTGCTACAGTAAAGCACCATACTTTGAACAATTTTTTCCTTTGCTGGTCCAAGTCTATGAACAGCCATGGGAACGGATATCTGATCTCGATATCTATCTGACTAAGATGTTAGCCGATATTCTAGGGATAAGGGTGCAGTGGGTCGTTTCTTCTGATCTTAAGTTGACATCTCGTAGCACAGACCGTCTGGTGGACATTTGTCTGGCCTTGGGAGCTGATCGCTACTTGTCTGGTCCCTCTGCGCAAGCCTACATTGAGCCAGAGAAATTTAAACAAGCAGGGATTACTTTGGAGTATCAAATTTACAACTATCCACCTTACCCTCAAATAAACGGAATTTTTGATCCACATATATCAGTAATTGATCTGCTCTTTAACTGCGGTCCAGATGCACCAAATTACATTTGGGGGACTAAATGA
- a CDS encoding DegT/DnrJ/EryC1/StrS family aminotransferase, with the protein MKQKLAIEGGTPVRDTFLVFGAPCLGEEEIQEVVVTLRSGWIGTGPKTQQFEQAFAEYVGAPYALAVSSCTAALHLSLLAKGVGPGDEVITTPLTFAATANVIVHCGARPVFVDIQPDTLNINPELIPAAVSPRTKAIIPVHFGGLPVELNAVRAAVGDIPIIEDAAHAIGSRYQGQRIGAHGNLTCFSFYANKNLTTAEGGIITFSEGNLYNRLMVLRLHGLDVDAWKRYQKKGIAHSELLEAGYKYNLTDLQASLGLHQLAKVEAFLARRETIARFYDRSFADLPGVTRQWRPDNIQKHRHGLHLYVLIFDPVQFAASRDEIVTALRAENIGAGVHYTALHQETFYRHLLQLSDGAYPMAEHIGANVLSLPLTPGMTDQDAQDVVDATYKVLEAYRR; encoded by the coding sequence ATGAAACAAAAATTAGCTATTGAGGGGGGAACTCCCGTTCGAGATACGTTTTTGGTTTTCGGGGCACCTTGCCTGGGCGAGGAAGAGATTCAAGAGGTAGTAGTCACCCTTCGCTCCGGCTGGATTGGCACCGGGCCAAAGACGCAGCAGTTTGAACAAGCCTTTGCCGAATATGTGGGCGCGCCTTATGCGCTGGCCGTCAGCTCTTGCACGGCCGCTCTGCATCTATCTTTATTAGCAAAAGGTGTAGGGCCGGGAGATGAAGTCATTACCACCCCGCTAACCTTTGCGGCAACGGCGAACGTGATTGTTCATTGTGGGGCCAGACCCGTCTTTGTTGACATCCAACCGGATACTTTGAACATAAATCCCGAACTCATCCCGGCGGCTGTGTCGCCCCGCACCAAGGCTATTATTCCGGTCCATTTTGGCGGCCTGCCGGTTGAACTGAATGCAGTGCGCGCTGCGGTGGGTGACATCCCCATCATCGAAGATGCCGCCCATGCCATTGGCAGCCGTTACCAGGGCCAACGCATTGGCGCTCATGGGAACCTGACCTGCTTCAGCTTTTATGCAAACAAAAACTTGACCACAGCCGAAGGCGGAATAATTACCTTTAGCGAGGGTAATCTCTACAATCGTCTGATGGTTTTGCGGCTACACGGGCTTGATGTTGACGCCTGGAAACGCTATCAAAAAAAGGGGATCGCGCATAGTGAGTTACTGGAAGCAGGCTATAAATATAATCTAACCGACCTGCAGGCCTCGTTGGGACTGCACCAACTGGCCAAGGTAGAGGCTTTCTTGGCCCGCCGGGAAACCATCGCCCGATTTTATGACAGGTCGTTTGCCGATTTACCCGGTGTGACACGTCAATGGCGCCCTGATAACATTCAGAAACACCGGCATGGACTGCACTTGTATGTTTTAATCTTTGACCCCGTACAGTTTGCCGCCTCGCGCGATGAAATCGTCACTGCCCTGCGGGCAGAGAATATTGGGGCCGGTGTGCATTATACTGCTTTACACCAGGAGACTTTCTACAGGCATTTACTGCAACTGTCCGACGGCGCATATCCAATGGCCGAACATATTGGGGCCAATGTCCTTTCGCTTCCCTTAACCCCAGGCATGACGGACCAAGACGCGCAAGATGTGGTAGACGCTACTTATAAAGTTTTGGAGGCATATAGACGATGA
- a CDS encoding radical SAM protein: MNSTSPTLGSRLYGAFYNFIRKTPALNHLAHKMMQSEAIYHMPPYRKIYQELVERKARQYMRVPPFIEMTITDACNARCIMCPPEVHLGKTIMAQELFERICLEAEALGIRKMIITGGEPLLDRNIFDKIRFAKAHGFTYVHMFTNGSLMNEKIARKIIATGLDSLTWSIDSARKEEYEQIRINLKFDQVIANIRRFMEIRQEMGWQTPLTRVNMVTLSENQDSRREFRKFFGKFVDIVEIIDSHNFAGSQTNLTTDAAHEYHQTTRYPCHLLFSKAVVFSNGFLKKCSIDYATHAIIGDLKKQSLQEILQSKRMLSLKEAHLKQEFNEPGCDICTYKESWWVNY; the protein is encoded by the coding sequence ATGAATAGCACCAGCCCAACTCTGGGCAGCCGTTTATACGGAGCCTTTTACAATTTTATACGCAAAACCCCGGCGCTCAACCATCTGGCTCACAAGATGATGCAAAGTGAGGCCATTTACCACATGCCCCCTTACCGCAAAATTTACCAGGAACTGGTCGAGCGTAAAGCACGGCAATATATGCGGGTTCCGCCTTTTATTGAGATGACTATCACCGATGCCTGTAACGCCCGCTGCATTATGTGCCCACCCGAAGTTCACTTGGGCAAAACAATTATGGCCCAAGAGCTGTTTGAGCGCATTTGCCTGGAAGCCGAGGCGCTGGGCATCCGCAAGATGATTATTACCGGCGGTGAACCGCTTCTGGACAGAAATATCTTTGACAAGATCCGTTTTGCCAAAGCCCACGGTTTTACTTATGTCCACATGTTCACCAATGGCTCATTGATGAACGAGAAAATAGCCCGAAAGATTATTGCCACCGGCCTGGACAGCCTGACCTGGAGCATTGATTCGGCCCGTAAAGAAGAGTATGAGCAAATTAGGATCAATCTCAAGTTCGATCAGGTAATTGCAAATATCCGGCGCTTTATGGAAATTCGGCAAGAGATGGGCTGGCAAACGCCTCTGACCCGGGTCAATATGGTAACTTTATCAGAAAATCAAGATAGCCGACGGGAATTTCGAAAGTTTTTTGGCAAATTCGTAGATATCGTCGAAATCATCGATTCACACAACTTCGCTGGGAGTCAAACCAATCTAACCACTGATGCTGCTCATGAATACCATCAGACTACACGATACCCTTGCCATCTCCTGTTCAGTAAGGCAGTAGTATTTTCAAACGGCTTCCTAAAGAAGTGTAGCATTGATTATGCAACGCATGCCATTATTGGTGACCTCAAGAAACAATCTCTTCAAGAAATCTTACAATCAAAACGTATGCTCTCTTTAAAAGAGGCTCATCTAAAACAAGAATTCAATGAGCCAGGTTGTGATATTTGCACGTATAAAGAGTCATGGTGGGTGAATTACTAA
- a CDS encoding methyltransferase domain-containing protein, protein MIFANPCPSEAALQAAYALPKEIYDQFFQTAYLNTESILSGNAIWQRNTSQQYLDLIEQQLGHTGRILDLGCGPGVFLEMAQSRGWETAGVDPGDWRQGYDKDELLNIHRCSLFEAGLTEASFDAVFMGSVLEHLHNPRRYLDVLYRLLKPGGVIYVVGLPNIKSWTIQLGLDRWIGNHPPLHLLYFSRQTARLLFTNMGYRQISIKCYGMSETMLEAVFNRCGQAYTGDYAGYVTESTWRGQLLRSIRRLVYEFFNFSGIGSVLEILARKP, encoded by the coding sequence ATGATTTTCGCTAATCCCTGCCCGTCTGAGGCCGCCTTACAAGCCGCTTATGCCCTGCCCAAGGAAATATATGATCAATTCTTTCAAACTGCTTACCTGAACACAGAGTCGATTTTGAGTGGAAACGCAATCTGGCAACGCAATACAAGCCAGCAATATCTTGACCTGATTGAACAACAACTTGGCCACACCGGGCGCATCCTGGATTTGGGCTGTGGTCCGGGGGTCTTCCTGGAAATGGCTCAAAGCCGTGGTTGGGAGACAGCCGGGGTTGATCCTGGAGATTGGCGCCAGGGTTATGACAAAGACGAGCTGCTGAACATTCACCGCTGTTCCCTGTTTGAGGCCGGGTTAACAGAAGCCTCGTTTGATGCGGTATTTATGGGCAGCGTTCTTGAACATTTACACAACCCCCGTCGCTACCTGGACGTGCTGTACCGGCTGCTAAAGCCAGGTGGCGTTATTTACGTGGTTGGGTTGCCGAATATAAAGTCATGGACCATCCAACTCGGGCTTGACCGCTGGATTGGCAACCATCCTCCCCTGCATCTGCTGTACTTCTCGCGCCAGACTGCTCGCCTATTGTTCACCAATATGGGATACAGGCAAATATCCATAAAATGTTATGGCATGTCTGAAACAATGCTTGAAGCCGTTTTCAACCGGTGCGGCCAGGCTTATACTGGTGATTATGCCGGTTATGTAACCGAGTCGACATGGCGGGGGCAGTTATTGAGATCTATCCGCCGGCTCGTGTATGAATTTTTCAATTTCTCGGGGATAGGATCAGTGCTTGAAATTCTGGCTCGCAAACCATAA
- a CDS encoding sulfotransferase, whose translation MLFNLLSEHRRLIPTRGFPDGEDTEMWVKIGGAFIAGFGGARLRTPIGHCFCLPMDDADIDPARINFMHSYLAQKYPALKRDGFYLLNKNGHLSNKLKYIHKIFPDVKLIHIIRHPYAMIASWKIILAQFGHLLVEIPKEPTTCMNLYPNQGWRRHSHVISRYNTNIYDPTRPDSVRLLARHWVNINTYIMQQLKERPDINCHLVKYEDMCLDQDRTLTALLDFCELPAKTEWVLRMDQAINYKWRTQLTEAECTIIREELEADIAKLGYELPPSTIKTR comes from the coding sequence ATGTTATTTAATCTTCTCAGCGAACATCGTCGCCTGATACCAACGCGGGGCTTTCCCGACGGGGAAGATACCGAGATGTGGGTCAAAATTGGTGGGGCTTTTATAGCCGGTTTTGGCGGGGCCAGATTGCGCACGCCAATCGGCCACTGTTTTTGTCTACCGATGGACGATGCCGATATTGATCCGGCGCGGATCAACTTTATGCATAGTTATCTGGCCCAAAAATATCCCGCTCTGAAAAGGGATGGCTTTTATTTGCTAAACAAGAACGGACATCTCAGCAACAAACTCAAATACATCCACAAGATTTTTCCTGACGTTAAGTTGATTCATATCATCAGGCATCCTTATGCGATGATTGCCAGTTGGAAAATCATCCTCGCTCAGTTTGGCCATCTGCTGGTGGAGATTCCAAAAGAACCAACAACGTGCATGAACCTCTACCCCAACCAAGGCTGGCGCCGTCACTCCCACGTAATCAGCCGGTACAATACAAACATCTACGACCCGACCAGACCAGACTCGGTACGATTACTGGCCAGACATTGGGTCAACATTAACACCTACATTATGCAACAATTGAAGGAGAGGCCGGATATTAACTGCCATTTGGTCAAGTATGAAGACATGTGTCTGGATCAGGATAGGACCTTGACCGCTCTACTTGACTTTTGCGAACTGCCGGCCAAAACCGAGTGGGTGTTGAGAATGGATCAGGCTATTAACTACAAATGGCGAACTCAGCTTACCGAGGCAGAATGCACGATAATCAGAGAAGAGCTTGAAGCGGATATAGCGAAGTTGGGCTATGAACTGCCCCCATCTACAATAAAGACCCGATGA
- a CDS encoding flippase-like domain-containing protein, whose product MTLKLTSQQRMWVSWIARLAFAALILALLFTQVDFAAVPHTLSRLDLRLFIIALASFFLLRYIYAYQLSLGLDLLQMRFSIFELFKIKLIAGFYSLLLPGELAGGGATWYKLSRPERKGIQAGALLIYFRLVDTLVLLGVGLIGMWFDARLASPYFRTIVGMMFGGVMLLWLPFCSATVTSLIAHLSRPLLSRLPLPTWLYAKGCAAWEALIAFQGLANGRTIGLVLGLSLLARSLGVFNVYLLALALDIHQPIFVIGWLTALTAIINMMPVSVAGLGVREASFVLLLNDYGISEARALSLSLIIFGAAVVGGLAGGLFEAGDWLQGGRRIHQAVSGPENGVTGSITTIIQEE is encoded by the coding sequence ATGACTTTGAAACTGACCAGCCAGCAGCGCATGTGGGTGAGTTGGATAGCCCGGCTGGCCTTTGCCGCCCTGATTTTGGCATTGCTATTCACCCAGGTCGATTTTGCCGCCGTACCGCATACCTTAAGCCGTCTTGACCTGCGCTTATTTATAATCGCCTTGGCCAGTTTTTTTCTCCTCCGGTATATCTACGCCTACCAACTATCGTTGGGCCTGGATTTACTCCAGATGCGCTTCAGCATCTTTGAACTGTTCAAGATCAAGCTCATTGCGGGTTTTTATAGCTTGCTGCTGCCTGGTGAGTTAGCGGGAGGGGGCGCAACCTGGTACAAACTCTCGCGTCCTGAACGCAAAGGTATCCAGGCCGGGGCGCTGTTGATTTATTTCCGATTGGTGGACACTCTCGTTTTGCTCGGCGTCGGCTTAATTGGTATGTGGTTTGATGCGCGCCTGGCCTCACCCTACTTCCGAACCATCGTGGGGATGATGTTTGGCGGGGTGATGTTGTTATGGCTGCCCTTTTGTTCGGCAACGGTGACCAGCCTGATAGCTCACCTGAGCCGGCCGCTGTTATCTCGCCTTCCGCTTCCAACCTGGTTATACGCCAAAGGTTGCGCCGCCTGGGAAGCCTTGATTGCTTTCCAGGGGTTAGCCAATGGCCGCACCATTGGATTGGTGCTGGGCCTGTCGTTATTAGCCCGGAGTTTGGGGGTATTCAACGTATATCTATTAGCCTTGGCTCTGGACATCCATCAACCTATATTCGTCATAGGTTGGTTGACTGCCCTAACAGCCATCATCAACATGATGCCGGTTTCGGTTGCCGGGCTGGGGGTACGTGAAGCCAGTTTTGTCTTGCTTTTAAATGATTACGGTATATCCGAAGCGCGGGCCTTGAGCCTATCCCTGATAATTTTTGGCGCAGCGGTGGTGGGCGGATTGGCAGGAGGCCTATTTGAAGCCGGCGACTGGCTGCAAGGTGGACGACGAATCCACCAGGCTGTTTCAGGGCCAGAGAATGGTGTTACGGGGTCTATAACAACAATTATCCAAGAAGAGTAA